From the Treponema sp. J25 genome, one window contains:
- a CDS encoding AMP-binding protein, which translates to MKTTTTPWAFLDDYRGTFFSGQWPTLPEMFRITCSRYGERPCFTVYEPDRISLSYAEALKKIEAVARWLASKGIHKGSTVGVTGKNSPEWAIAYLGILFAGAVVVPIDYQLKQEEIELLLRTADVQILFVDEEKYPYFAEKSGLLREIVSLKKGIGTYIYDLDGPDNTLPQTKEEDLAAILFTSGTTGNPKGVMLTHKNLVSDCYLAQSHLTIYPTDVFYALLPIHHSYTMLAVFIEAISVGAEVVFGKRIVTKAILKELKEAQVTMFLGVPMLFNAVLKGIMKGIREKGLLVYLLIRSMMAISGFIKKLFKVNPGKKMFHSILEKASLSSIRICISGGGPLAPAVFRQYNQLGIDFIQGYGLTETSPILTLNPKEHYKETSVGKVLPQVDMKILNPDARGVGEIIVKGPMVMQGYYKMPDETRAVFTDDGYLKTGDVGYLDRENYLYLTGRAKNLIVTEGGKNVYPEEIENEFQLYPEIEQILVRGYMADGKMKIEKIEALVYPNQEAFKDEQGGLRPKADIKKRIEEIIAEVNGRLLPYQRIERLTIIDEPMEMTTTKKIKRNTVRQ; encoded by the coding sequence ATGAAAACCACAACCACCCCCTGGGCATTTCTTGACGACTATCGGGGCACTTTTTTTTCAGGCCAGTGGCCAACCCTTCCTGAGATGTTTCGGATTACCTGTAGCCGGTATGGGGAGCGACCCTGCTTTACCGTATATGAACCGGATCGAATAAGCTTAAGCTATGCCGAGGCCTTAAAAAAAATAGAAGCCGTAGCCCGATGGCTTGCAAGCAAGGGGATTCATAAGGGTTCCACCGTAGGAGTGACGGGGAAGAATAGCCCCGAATGGGCCATAGCTTACTTAGGGATTTTGTTCGCCGGGGCCGTGGTGGTTCCTATCGATTATCAACTGAAACAGGAAGAAATAGAACTACTTTTGCGGACCGCGGATGTTCAAATTCTTTTTGTAGATGAAGAAAAATATCCCTATTTTGCCGAAAAATCCGGCCTTCTCCGGGAAATTGTTTCCCTTAAGAAAGGAATCGGTACGTATATCTACGATCTTGATGGTCCCGACAATACCCTTCCTCAAACTAAGGAAGAGGACCTGGCGGCCATCCTTTTTACATCCGGGACAACCGGGAACCCCAAGGGGGTGATGCTTACCCATAAGAACCTTGTATCCGATTGCTACCTCGCCCAAAGTCATCTTACCATTTATCCTACCGATGTATTTTATGCTCTTCTGCCGATCCATCATTCGTACACCATGCTGGCGGTTTTTATCGAAGCGATTTCCGTCGGAGCAGAGGTAGTGTTTGGAAAACGGATCGTAACCAAAGCAATTCTTAAAGAACTTAAAGAAGCCCAGGTAACCATGTTCCTCGGGGTACCCATGCTGTTTAATGCGGTACTCAAGGGGATAATGAAAGGTATTCGAGAAAAGGGGCTTCTGGTGTATCTTCTTATTCGAAGCATGATGGCCATAAGCGGTTTTATTAAAAAACTATTTAAGGTGAATCCAGGTAAGAAAATGTTCCACTCAATCCTGGAAAAGGCTTCGCTTTCTTCAATACGAATCTGTATCTCCGGCGGCGGGCCCCTTGCACCAGCGGTGTTTCGTCAATACAACCAGCTTGGTATCGATTTTATCCAGGGTTATGGGCTTACCGAAACAAGTCCTATTCTTACGTTAAACCCTAAAGAGCATTACAAAGAGACGAGTGTAGGAAAGGTGCTTCCCCAGGTGGATATGAAAATTCTTAATCCCGATGCCCGCGGGGTGGGAGAAATCATCGTAAAAGGGCCCATGGTTATGCAGGGGTATTACAAAATGCCCGACGAAACCAGGGCTGTTTTTACCGACGATGGCTACCTTAAAACAGGGGATGTGGGGTATCTCGATCGGGAAAACTACCTGTATCTGACAGGTCGAGCTAAAAACCTCATTGTCACCGAAGGGGGTAAAAACGTATACCCCGAAGAGATAGAAAACGAATTTCAACTCTATCCTGAAATCGAACAAATTCTGGTACGAGGGTATATGGCGGATGGAAAAATGAAGATAGAAAAAATCGAAGCCCTGGTGTATCCCAATCAGGAAGCTTTCAAAGACGAACAGGGAGGATTGCGACCAAAAGCAGACATAAAAAAACGGATAGAAGAAATTATCGCAGAAGTTAATGGCAGGCTTTTACCCTATCAAAGAATTGAACGGCTTACAATTATAGATGAACCTATGGAAATGACCACCACCAAAAAGATAAAACGGAACACCGTCCGCCAATAA
- a CDS encoding NAD(P)H-dependent oxidoreductase subunit E, translating to MAQVGATVTRDIEFPPELTAFIDEWKVKPGSLIMILHKIQETFGYIPRPAAEKVSKVTGIPLARIYGVITFYHFFKTTKPGKYKISVCLGTACYLKGGQELIEEARNILSLSEGGVTEDGLFSIDPVRCVGCCGLAPVITIGNDVYGKVTKDQLPDIIAKYQNA from the coding sequence ATGGCACAGGTAGGCGCCACCGTAACGCGGGACATAGAGTTCCCTCCGGAACTTACCGCTTTTATCGATGAATGGAAGGTAAAACCGGGCAGTCTCATCATGATTCTCCATAAGATCCAAGAAACCTTTGGATATATTCCCCGACCAGCGGCCGAGAAGGTTTCAAAGGTAACCGGGATACCCCTTGCCCGGATCTATGGGGTAATAACCTTTTACCATTTCTTTAAAACGACGAAGCCGGGGAAATACAAGATCTCCGTATGTCTGGGAACAGCCTGCTACCTGAAGGGTGGGCAGGAACTTATCGAAGAGGCCCGGAATATCCTGAGCCTCTCTGAGGGGGGAGTGACGGAAGACGGTCTTTTTTCCATCGATCCGGTCCGCTGTGTTGGTTGTTGCGGCCTTGCGCCGGTCATTACCATTGGAAATGATGTATATGGTAAGGTAACAAAGGATCAGCTACCTGACATCATTGCCAAGTATCAAAATGCGTAA
- a CDS encoding ATP-binding protein produces MHFTLSDLVLDVAQNAAEAHSKRVRVQIEETEKRFYFSVQDDGKGMDRESLQRALDPFYTDGTKHPGRKVGLGLPFLVQTAEQSGGGWNVQSEPGKGTTVAGWFDLENVDCPPVGDIPGLIRTILLLPGPEEWILYRSLVRQGRRIEYEVRRSELENVLGNLEEGENLILLDQYLRSQETEE; encoded by the coding sequence ATGCATTTTACTCTGAGCGATCTGGTACTTGATGTGGCCCAGAATGCGGCAGAGGCACATTCCAAAAGGGTGAGGGTACAAATAGAAGAGACAGAAAAGAGATTCTATTTTTCTGTTCAGGATGATGGAAAAGGGATGGACAGGGAAAGCCTTCAGCGGGCTCTGGATCCCTTTTATACGGATGGAACAAAACATCCGGGGCGAAAGGTGGGGCTGGGGCTTCCTTTTTTGGTCCAGACCGCCGAGCAGAGTGGGGGTGGCTGGAACGTTCAATCTGAACCGGGGAAAGGAACAACCGTGGCAGGGTGGTTCGATCTTGAAAATGTGGATTGTCCCCCGGTGGGCGATATTCCCGGATTGATTCGGACCATCCTTCTGTTGCCGGGGCCAGAGGAGTGGATCCTGTACCGCTCTCTGGTTCGGCAGGGTCGCCGCATCGAGTATGAGGTTCGACGCTCTGAGCTAGAAAACGTGTTGGGGAATCTGGAAGAAGGGGAAAATCTCATACTGCTGGATCAGTATTTGAGATCCCAGGAAACAGAAGAATAA
- a CDS encoding (2Fe-2S) ferredoxin domain-containing protein yields MAKMTLEELRKLRESKKTDLRKRDTEGKNIQIIVGMGTCGIAAGAKATLDAFLKLLDEKHLVDQVMVRQTGCMGLCHSEPTVEVVVPGMPTIIYGKVDAAAAAQIVEKHIIGRELVNNLILDRPAADIIAK; encoded by the coding sequence ATGGCAAAGATGACCCTGGAGGAGCTGAGGAAGCTCAGGGAATCCAAAAAAACAGACCTCCGCAAGCGAGACACGGAGGGAAAAAACATTCAAATCATTGTAGGGATGGGAACCTGTGGTATTGCTGCTGGGGCCAAGGCAACCTTAGACGCCTTCTTAAAGTTGCTTGATGAAAAACACCTGGTGGATCAGGTGATGGTGCGGCAAACCGGCTGCATGGGACTCTGTCATTCAGAACCAACCGTGGAAGTTGTGGTTCCAGGGATGCCTACCATCATTTATGGCAAGGTAGATGCGGCAGCGGCGGCCCAGATAGTGGAAAAGCATATCATTGGCAGGGAACTGGTAAATAACTTGATTCTTGACCGACCTGCTGCAGATATTATTGCGAAGTAA
- the nuoF gene encoding NADH-quinone oxidoreductase subunit NuoF: protein MAYNHYILVCGGTGCESNKSDEIYRNLLAEAEKQGVKDQVQIVKTGCFGFCEKGPIVKVLPEDSFYVEVKPEDAPTIIAEQIVKGREVQRLLYKKDASQKVKTAVEDIEFYQKQVRVVLRNCGVINPENIDEYIAREGYVALEKALFEMTPEQIIEELKISGLRGRGGAGFPTWLKWDIARKVPGDVKYMICNADEGDPGAYMDRSTIEGDPHSIIEAMIIAGKVIGAHQGFVYIRAEYPLAIDRLKIAIQQAKEYGLLGKNILGSGFDFDIEIRLGAGAFVCGEETALIQSIEGKRGMPVPKPPFPAQQGLWGKPTVINNVETLANIPVILTKGGAWLAKIGTEKSKGTKVFALTGKVNNSGLVEVPMGTTLREIVFDIGGGIKNGKKFKGVQTGGPSGGILTEASLDTPIDYESLTALGSMMGSGGMIVMDEDDCVVDVSRFYMEFCVDESCGKCAPCRIGTTQIKNILEKIARGNGEMEDLQRLEDIGKAMTKASLCMLGGSAANPTLSTIKNFRDEYIEHIVDKKCRAGKCKHLVRFEIDPSKCIGCGLCARRCPVNCISGEKRQPHVIDASKCIKCGECFNTCKFGAVLKK, encoded by the coding sequence ATGGCCTATAATCATTATATTTTAGTCTGTGGCGGTACGGGCTGTGAATCCAATAAAAGCGATGAAATTTACCGGAATTTACTCGCCGAAGCCGAAAAACAGGGTGTAAAAGATCAGGTTCAGATTGTTAAAACCGGTTGTTTTGGGTTCTGCGAAAAGGGACCTATTGTAAAGGTTTTGCCGGAGGATTCTTTCTATGTGGAAGTGAAGCCCGAGGATGCGCCGACTATTATTGCGGAACAGATTGTTAAGGGACGCGAAGTCCAGCGGCTTCTGTACAAAAAAGATGCAAGCCAGAAAGTAAAAACCGCGGTAGAGGATATCGAATTTTACCAGAAACAGGTCCGGGTGGTCCTGAGAAACTGTGGGGTTATCAATCCGGAAAATATCGATGAATACATAGCACGGGAAGGCTATGTGGCTCTCGAAAAGGCCCTCTTTGAAATGACCCCCGAACAGATCATCGAAGAACTTAAGATTTCCGGTCTCCGGGGCCGGGGTGGGGCTGGATTCCCCACCTGGCTTAAGTGGGATATTGCCCGAAAGGTTCCCGGCGATGTGAAATACATGATCTGCAACGCCGATGAAGGAGACCCCGGGGCCTATATGGACCGTTCCACCATCGAAGGGGATCCCCATTCTATCATCGAGGCCATGATTATCGCCGGAAAGGTGATTGGGGCTCATCAGGGCTTTGTGTATATCCGGGCCGAATACCCCCTTGCTATTGACCGGCTTAAGATTGCTATCCAGCAAGCAAAGGAGTATGGCCTGTTAGGGAAAAATATCCTCGGCAGCGGTTTTGATTTTGATATCGAAATTCGGCTTGGGGCCGGGGCCTTTGTGTGTGGGGAAGAAACGGCCCTCATTCAGTCTATCGAAGGTAAGCGGGGAATGCCAGTTCCCAAGCCCCCCTTCCCGGCTCAACAGGGACTCTGGGGAAAGCCCACGGTTATCAATAATGTGGAAACCCTGGCCAATATCCCGGTTATCCTTACCAAGGGGGGGGCCTGGCTCGCTAAGATTGGTACTGAAAAATCCAAGGGAACCAAGGTCTTTGCTCTTACCGGAAAGGTGAATAACTCAGGGTTGGTGGAAGTTCCCATGGGGACCACCCTTCGGGAGATTGTGTTTGATATCGGTGGGGGCATTAAAAACGGGAAGAAGTTCAAGGGAGTTCAGACCGGTGGTCCTTCCGGTGGAATCCTTACCGAAGCGAGTCTGGACACACCCATCGATTATGAAAGTCTTACCGCCCTGGGCTCCATGATGGGATCCGGGGGGATGATTGTCATGGATGAAGACGACTGCGTAGTGGACGTTTCCCGCTTCTACATGGAATTCTGCGTGGATGAATCCTGTGGGAAATGTGCTCCCTGTCGTATTGGCACCACCCAGATTAAGAATATCCTTGAGAAAATTGCCCGAGGCAACGGAGAGATGGAGGACCTTCAGCGGCTTGAAGACATTGGGAAGGCTATGACCAAGGCCTCCCTCTGTATGCTTGGGGGTTCTGCGGCGAATCCTACCCTTTCTACCATTAAGAATTTCCGGGACGAATATATTGAACACATTGTAGATAAGAAATGTCGGGCCGGTAAGTGTAAGCACCTCGTGCGATTCGAGATTGATCCCTCTAAGTGTATCGGTTGTGGCCTCTGTGCCCGTCGGTGCCCCGTAAATTGTATCAGTGGCGAAAAGCGGCAGCCCCACGTGATCGATGCTTCCAAGTGTATCAAGTGTGGGGAATGTTTTAACACCTGTAAATTTGGCGCAGTGCTTAAGAAGTAA